One Zingiber officinale cultivar Zhangliang chromosome 10B, Zo_v1.1, whole genome shotgun sequence genomic window, gcagataccagtcagatccaggtgaaagtcactggatagcagtcaagaatattcttaagtacttaagaaggactaaagaatatttcttgatatatggaggcaatgatgagctagctgtaaagggttacagtgatgctagcttccagaccgaccaggatgactatagatcgtagtcgggattcgtgttttgcattaatggtggtgctgtgagctggaagagttcgaagcaggacacagtagctaattctacgacagaggtcgagtatattgctgcatcagaggcaacaaaggaggcagtttagattcgcaagttcatcactgaacttagggtggttcctagcattgctgaccctattgagctctattgtgacaacaatggagctatatcacaggcgaaggaacctcgctcacactagcggaccaaacacatactacggcgcttccatctcattcgagagatcatcgagagaggagatgtgaagatttgtagagtacctacagaggctaacatcacagatcccttgaccaaggctttggcacagaggaagcataatggtcacactaggtcattggggcttagagcctacactgattggcactagtgctagtgggagattgttagctagagccctagatccaatcatttgatgattgtattttggacttgttgtatcatattctatatataaataaaggcatttggtttttggttattatacttacatgtattggtgccaaataaactaagtataataacgtccttgagtagaaggttcttacctatatcaatcggttagctgaaccgatagtgagatgatatagggaacactactctaaatcattcctagtcgagtattaatattcagggacaatgttaatgcaataagactagcatgtaggtcaactcgatgacttgatctcacaagtcatggatatggagatatcaagttgacacatgagtatgcattggagaatgtatactgaatgacccaccatgagaaagtatcatggatcgttatatgagtgtcatatactttctcatgagactattagtatgactataggTCCtgagacctgaagtcaccatggttccctacataaggagttatgtactttggtttcgtcaaatgtcacccgtaactgggtggactataaaggcgattactgggtatataacaaattatgcagagggatgtgagtgatgtagatgggatctatccctcccatatgacgggagcgacatcggtattcttgatagagttagaccatgaagtgcatggtcatgcccaaatgagtcaacatgagatgttgagctcatttgatcgagtgagtctacttggagttcaagatttagattgattagaggatgacacggtctatgcctcacattgatcaatctagatgtctaggatagaagggcaatgtcacatgttgtgaggagtcacaattagtagtcacaaggtgatgttggatctcaacattcttgtaacttgggtagcaatgatgtattgctagatgccgctcattgcttatgtttctaaaggagtttagaaacattgccaacgttacaagaacctattgggtcacacacgaagaacaagtggatggagattaggttcatatgatgaaccaattggattatgttcatatgatgcaccaaagattggattcaaattagacttattgagttagactcaattagattcaattgttgaatgagtctaatttaaatttgattcattgagtcaatttatattaataaattgagattcattaaattaaaattgacttgaaccaaccaaaggttggttttaactcaacaaggaagagaattggtcaattttgacttgaccaaataaaagttgaaacatcaagtttgacttgatgtattgccacatcatgaaggttgactcatcctacatggcatgactaaccttgccacatcatctccacctcatcatagtgtgccacctcatggaggttacacaccattccatttaatgtggtcggccacattaatgaggggagttacatgtgtgtggccagccacataaagaaaagagtttcattttgtggcattgattttgtggtgttgaatgcttcttcctcctttgctctcttcctcctccctctcctctttcttggccgtgagtttcaaggaagaaacaatgtgagtggttttgagtttcatgaaagaaaatagagtgattgtcacatagaagaagaacaagagtgttcttgtatttcttcttctctatttttctttccaatcccatctgagagacctagaaagtgctagcacacttgtagtactctcttctccatccttgtgtgttagagaacacaccttgttcgtgtggatactactagaggattgtctacgttgacaatcttgagatccggcgtatcttggacttgcgggattacgaaaagggtacacatcgaaggtataaatctttcttcacgtatatctaggagtagatctaagttgtaaacttgtacttgtaaatttttgttctatactcttcgcacggatctgttgGCTAGGATGATTCGGAGTTTTTgtgacgcgaaaaagtgattttcgcggtccgaaaaattcaaaaatttactgACGCAATTTGATTTTTGGAAAACTGAGTGGAAATTAGCCAGATGAGGCCGTCCGACAGATTGTCTGGAAACACCCCATTGAAACTGATTTCCGGCGTATGTTACAGATTGACAATGCTGTAAATTAATATAGATTCATCATTAGAGTTCATATGAATCATTAGGATGCTGATGAAAATAACTTATAGAAGCATTAGTATAGTAGTGCGATCACGCAGCCATAGAGTGACCTAAGTTGAggacattaaattaaattaaaataaaataaataaaatgacaaTCCTCCAACCGGCTTGAAAGAAACTCATTTGCACTGCAACGGAGGTGGCAGGATAGGGATAGAGATTTAATACTACAATTTGCTGGGCAGTTTGATACAAATCTAACCACTAGTAGAATGACAAAGGAACAATTTGAAAGAGGAAGAGCGAAATCCTCTCTCTGCAGCCCACGGGCAACCCTAGCAATTATTGCCACTGTTATTGCTGTTGCTGCTAGTGTTGTTGCGGtgttggtggtggtggttgctgcTGCTGCCACCACCACCATCATTCATCTTTTTTTTCCTATTGCTTCCGTGGTGGTGGCTCTTGAGCTGTGAAAGCTCCATCTGCGTCTTCATTAAGAATTCCATCCTCTGCAGCTCCAGCTCCCTGGTCAACTCCATCCGCTGCTTCTCCATCTCCATCGCCTGCCGCAGCTTCGAGCTCTCCACTTTCTCGTACACCTCTGCGAACCGCAGGATGGCCCGCGTCAGCTCCTTCAGCTCCGCTGTCCTCCCCCCCTCTTCCTCCCCCTCCTCGTCTGCTTCCTGGTGGTGCTCGTGCTGTCTCTTTCCATTGGCCGCCCTTGGCGGCGGGAACCCATCGGAGGAATCGGCGGATGAGGCCGACACGGACGGTGGCGAAGACTTCCCTGCTTTTTTAACGGTCAGCTGGTTGGTTCTCTGCCGCTGCGGTCCCGGCTGGGGGCGGCGGGACGGGGGGCGGATGGGGATGGCCGCGGGGATGTTTCCGCTGGTAGCCGTGGACTTGTGACTGGGGCCGAGCAAGAGGTCGAGGCGGTGGAAGAAGGGCCAGGAGGAGGAGCTGCCGCCGGAGCCGGAGATCTTGGACTTCTCGGCCTTGTACTTCTTCTTGAGAGTGTCGATCCGGTTCTTGCACTGGACGTCGGTCTTTGGGGCCTTCGTGTAGCC contains:
- the LOC122030151 gene encoding trihelix transcription factor ASIL2-like; translation: MEDDEDAQSPSRSPTQSASRSASPESSPPPVSTSIVAPSSSPLQDNGGTAEPVTVAAPAPEHRALALALAVPIQQPRSSPAGGGGVGRDDCWSEGATSILIDAWGERYLELSRGNLKQKHWQEVADAVTSRDGYTKAPKTDVQCKNRIDTLKKKYKAEKSKISGSGGSSSSWPFFHRLDLLLGPSHKSTATSGNIPAAIPIRPPSRRPQPGPQRQRTNQLTVKKAGKSSPPSVSASSADSSDGFPPPRAANGKRQHEHHQEADEEGEEEGGRTAELKELTRAILRFAEVYEKVESSKLRQAMEMEKQRMELTRELELQRMEFLMKTQMELSQLKSHHHGSNRKKKMNDGGGGSSSNHHHQHRNNTSSNSNNSGNNC